From Diaminobutyricibacter sp. McL0608, one genomic window encodes:
- a CDS encoding response regulator yields the protein MNLRVVIVDDHARFREQARELLQLEKFTVVGAAATGVGGLELARQLNPDFVLLDIGLPDTIGFDLVPALHESGAAVVLTSSRALRDYGTRVEDSGAEGFINKGELTGDAIRNVLG from the coding sequence ATGAACCTGCGCGTTGTGATCGTCGACGACCACGCGCGATTCCGTGAGCAGGCCAGGGAGCTGCTTCAGCTCGAGAAGTTCACCGTCGTCGGGGCAGCAGCCACGGGAGTCGGGGGTCTCGAACTCGCCCGGCAGCTGAACCCGGATTTCGTGCTCCTCGACATCGGACTTCCCGATACGATCGGATTCGACCTCGTTCCTGCGCTCCACGAGTCGGGCGCCGCCGTCGTGCTCACCTCGAGCCGGGCGTTGCGCGACTACGGCACACGGGTGGAGGACAGCGGCGCCGAAGGGTTCATCAACAAAGGCGAACTCACCGGCGACGCGATACGCAACGTTCTGGGGTGA
- a CDS encoding lipid II flippase MurJ: protein MMAYWCIPQVFFFVVFSVLGQILNAHRVFGPYAWAPIALNVVSVLGLGLFALIFPRENAAVGQWTPTMVALLCGTATLGVAVQSAILLPALRRIGFQFGFRGLKTTGRTAGLAFVGVLAGQAAYLVVSNVANLSGARLHDAGTVGASLNSLNNAYLVSLLPHGVLVVAISTSLFTQVSHSAASRDFDTVAADTVNSTSQIAFVSALFTTIFITSGTLIGSVLWNSPVIGSVLVLLSIGMTGFSQTYAMNRSALALRSGSSVLVTQTTVALITALSAGAALLVPVAMAVPVIATGISVANLVGGLVSTALVTRTLRKLGVQITTASLLRPQLSMTLSSIVVSSLGFAVVNTGIGIPENWWVRAGLLVTVVILTLLAVLTSAWLTNGGLARNWSRAIWKSMVRFVQRETQ, encoded by the coding sequence ATGATGGCCTACTGGTGCATCCCGCAAGTCTTCTTCTTCGTGGTATTTTCGGTGCTCGGACAGATCCTGAACGCTCATCGCGTCTTCGGGCCATACGCATGGGCACCGATCGCCCTCAATGTCGTCTCGGTTCTCGGCCTCGGTCTCTTTGCCCTCATCTTTCCGAGAGAAAACGCCGCGGTTGGGCAGTGGACACCCACCATGGTGGCACTTCTCTGCGGGACAGCGACTCTCGGAGTTGCCGTCCAGTCAGCGATTCTCCTTCCGGCGCTTCGTCGCATCGGCTTCCAGTTCGGCTTTCGAGGGCTGAAAACAACCGGTCGCACCGCCGGGCTCGCATTCGTTGGGGTCCTAGCGGGACAGGCGGCCTACCTCGTCGTAAGCAATGTCGCGAACCTCAGCGGCGCGCGCCTACACGATGCCGGCACTGTTGGAGCAAGTCTCAATTCGCTGAACAACGCCTACCTCGTGTCCCTACTCCCACACGGCGTTCTCGTGGTCGCGATCAGCACTTCTCTGTTCACCCAGGTGAGCCACAGCGCCGCCTCACGAGATTTCGACACTGTAGCTGCCGACACTGTCAACTCGACCAGCCAGATTGCATTCGTCTCAGCGTTGTTCACAACGATTTTCATCACGAGCGGAACACTCATCGGGAGCGTGCTGTGGAACTCTCCCGTCATCGGAAGCGTTCTCGTTCTCTTATCGATAGGGATGACCGGGTTCAGTCAGACGTATGCAATGAACCGCTCCGCACTTGCCCTCCGGTCGGGTTCCAGCGTGTTGGTGACACAGACCACAGTCGCTCTCATTACCGCCCTGAGCGCGGGCGCAGCCCTCCTCGTGCCGGTGGCGATGGCCGTCCCGGTCATCGCCACCGGAATTTCTGTCGCCAATCTCGTCGGCGGACTTGTCAGCACCGCGCTGGTTACCCGCACCCTCAGAAAACTAGGTGTTCAGATCACCACCGCATCGCTCCTCCGCCCACAACTCTCGATGACGCTCAGCTCGATTGTCGTGTCGTCTCTCGGTTTCGCTGTGGTCAATACGGGAATCGGAATCCCAGAGAATTGGTGGGTACGTGCCGGACTCCTGGTCACCGTTGTGATTCTCACACTTCTCGCAGTACTCACGTCCGCCTGGTTGACCAACGGCGGCCTGGCGCGAAACTGGAGCAGAGCGATCTGGAAATCGATGGTCCGATTCGTTCAGCGAGAAACGCAGTAG
- a CDS encoding response regulator transcription factor, which produces MTDVVRVAIADDAVLLREGIGQILRSGGIEVVASVGSAEELLALTEVDDSLDAVVLDIKMPPTHTDEGLRALEELRHRGSTVGVLLLSMYTTATYAIRAMSAGSGTGYLLKDRVADADTLVRAVRTVASGGSVVDSEVVAALVAGRVSGDALGSLSERERDVLTLMAEGRSNQGIASALHLSLRTVETHIGHIMSKLDVEDSAEGHRRVLAVLRYLGRGA; this is translated from the coding sequence GTGACCGACGTCGTGAGGGTGGCGATCGCGGACGACGCCGTCCTGCTCCGTGAAGGGATCGGCCAGATCCTGCGCTCCGGCGGCATCGAGGTCGTCGCCTCCGTCGGGTCGGCCGAGGAACTGCTCGCACTCACCGAGGTGGACGACTCACTGGATGCGGTCGTGCTCGACATCAAGATGCCGCCCACGCACACCGACGAGGGTCTCCGCGCGCTCGAGGAACTCCGGCACCGCGGTTCGACTGTCGGCGTGCTCCTCCTGTCGATGTACACGACCGCGACGTACGCGATCCGGGCGATGAGCGCCGGAAGCGGTACCGGCTACCTGCTCAAGGACCGTGTCGCCGACGCCGACACCCTCGTGCGCGCTGTGCGCACCGTCGCTTCGGGCGGCTCGGTCGTCGATAGCGAGGTCGTCGCCGCACTGGTCGCCGGCCGCGTGTCCGGCGACGCCCTCGGCTCGCTCTCGGAACGCGAGCGAGACGTTCTCACCCTGATGGCCGAGGGCCGGTCGAACCAGGGCATCGCATCCGCACTCCACCTGAGTCTGCGCACCGTCGAGACCCACATCGGGCACATCATGTCGAAACTCGACGTCGAGGATTCTGCGGAGGGACACCGGCGGGTCCTCGCCGTGCTGCGCTACCTCGGCCGCGGGGCCTGA